One part of the Meleagris gallopavo isolate NT-WF06-2002-E0010 breed Aviagen turkey brand Nicholas breeding stock chromosome 20, Turkey_5.1, whole genome shotgun sequence genome encodes these proteins:
- the LOC100542710 gene encoding growth arrest-specific protein 7, producing the protein MQTLSELSVIDCKVWIVRGSAEKPGITAQLFIYTISPLFFLYQLQSEVEKPLLNFRENFKKDMKKCDHHIADLRKQLASRYAAVEKARKALTERQKDLEMKTQQLEVKLSNKTEEEIKKARRKSTQAGDDLMRCVDLYNQAQSKWFEEMVTTTLELERLEVERVEMIRQHLCQYTQLRHETDMFNQSTVELVDQLLRKVDPAKDRELWVKEHKTGDIRPVDMEI; encoded by the exons ATGCAGACTCTGTCAGAATTGAGTGTTATTGACTGTAAAGTCTGGATTGTAAGAG GATCAGCAGAAAAGCCAGGAATTACTGCCCAACTCTTCATTTATACcatttccccccttttttttctttatcagctTCAGAGCGAAGTAGAGAAACCCCTGCTCAACTTCAGAGAGAACTttaagaaagacatgaagaagTGTGACCACCACATTGCAGACTTGCGGAAGCAGCTGGCCAGCCGCTATGCAGCAGTTGAAAAG GCCCGGAAAGCCTTGACAGAGAGACAGAAGGatctggaaatgaaaacacagcagctggAGGTGAAGCTGAGCAACaagacagaagaggaaattaaaaaggcAAGGCGGAAGTCTACTCAGGCAG GAGATGACCTGATGCGTTGTGTTGATCTTTACAATCAAGCCCAATCCAAGTGGTTTGAGGAAATGGTGACCACCACTCTG GAGCTTGAGAGACTAGAAGTTGAAAGGGTGGAGATGATTCGGCAGCATCTCTGCCAGTATACACAGCTGCGGCATGAGACAGACATGTTCAACCAAAGT ACAGTAGAGCTTGTTGATCAGCTGCTTCGGAAAGTGGATCCTGCCAAAGACAGGGAACTGTGGGTAAAAGAACACAAAACTGGAGATATTCGACCTGTGGACATGGAAATATAG